ttttaaatacggagcacaaactacaatgttatattaatcgtgttttgcacatagtatcccatattgacaaaatcaagcaatatatatataaaaaaagtgaatcctatattaaaaaaacaaacaatgtaaaaaaaaaaagtgcaaaaaaaatattgtgggccccataattctaatatatatatatatatatatatatatatatatatatatatatatatatatatatatatacataaaaatagtgcaaattaataatgtaaaaaaaaaagtgcaccccgtattaaaaaatcaaacaatattcatgtaatttccaaagtatttcattaagttaataatgatggattcattgccacgtgtgtattcgtagcaaacactaatataataaagttttaaatacggagcacaaactacaatattatattaatcgtgttttgaacatagtatcccatattgatcaaatcaagcaatatatatatatatatatatatatatataaaagtgaatcccatattaaaaaaataaacaatgtcaaaaaaaaaagtgcagactttgtattcgtagcaaacactaatataataaagttttagatacggagcacaaattacaatgttatatcaatcgtattttgaacatagtatatatatatatatatatatatagtccaaactaataatgtccaaaagagtgggccccatactaaacaacaccaagcaatataaaaaataaaaacaaaaacaagaagaaactatataaagcatgggtttagacccatgtttcgtcgtccgttgtcccttaaaaaaaaggtgggccccatactaaataacaccgagcaataaaaaaaaaaagaaaaaacaaagtggaactcaccatctccaaactcatgggaaaaaaagtgaaccctatattatcaaaatcaagcaatataaaaaaaaaagaaaaagtgaacctcatattaaaaaaaaatataatgttaaaaaaaagtgctggctttgtattcgtagcaaacactaatataataaagttttagatacggagcacaaactacaatgttatattaatcgtgttttgaacataatatatatatatatatatatatatatataaatagtgcaaattaataatgtcaaaaaaaaaaaaaagtgcactccatattaaaaaatcaaacaatattcatgtaatttccaaagtatctcattaagtcaataatgatggattcattgccacatgcgtatcaatccattagtgggagcaaatgaaattgcttttcttcaaaaagttaagtagtcaaaccatacagtttttttttttatattagcctgagatctaatctagatattaaactgttgtatttgctattccgccatgtcatttatttgttatgttcactaaaataaatatacttaaaatatttatattttaaaataagatagaatttaattacttttttatttttattcttactctaataaatgtgaaaagagattaatatcgtaaaaaaaatatatcaaatggagatcaaataatgaataaggtaaattactcaaattataattctaatcgacgttttcttaaaaaaccatgcaaaagacaacatgacaagtaaaatgagctaaaccgagaatatttaccaaaaattaaagataatatttctttgtttaaatagaaaatcaatttctactttttctcgttttaaacatgtaaaattaatttaataatttgaattacaattatccaaatcaaaatttgataaaaaataataagtattttacacctttaaaataatcgaattaaaattgaaagtatcaactgatgcttagcttattgttttatctcaaagagaggaaaatagtttccttttaaataaatcttctcttttaaaaaaaaattaataaatttatcgattttgtattcgtagcaaacattaatataataaaattttagatacagaacacaaactacaatattatattaatcgtgttttaaacataatatatatatattatcactattcaaagataactacatacacatagatgcattataatctaaagtgtAAGGCCCGTGGCGCAGGCCGCCTACTATATATataatagggaaaagggtcaaaaatacccctctactttggaaaaagggctaaaaatatcctccgaacttattttgggtcaaaaatacccctctactttgaaaaaagggctaaaaatatcctctgaacttattttgggtcaaaaatacccccaaTATGTAGGTTTGAAGTTTGAGGAAATTGTGGGAATAAAGGGATCTTATGAGTTATTATTTAGTTGTGTCGCGTTTAAATGATGAagcggatttaaaaaaaaaaattgggttattttgggggataatttccgtcaagacgggtagatttgaaaactttaaggatgagaggggtatttttgacccaaaataagtttgaaggatatttttaaccctttttccaaagtagaggggtatttttgacccttttccctatataATAATAAGATCCACAAGCAAACTCTCCATTATATATAGATGGGCGTGCAGAAGTTCCTTGCCACTATATTTAAAGCCCATCTCTTATTCCGGCTCCTCCCTCTTAGTCAAACCCGAAACGATGGATTCTCTCATGGCCACTTACCAAGACGAAGAAGATGACGAAATTACCCCCTCCgaacctcctcctcctccttcacTCACCGAACCACCACTGTCAGTCGAACAAAATGGCTATATGGATACTCCACAACCCGAACCCGAACCCTATTTAACATCTACCGACCCGAAAAGAGAAGAAGACGAAAGTGGCAGTGTGGATACTCGACAACCCGAcctgaaagaagaagaagaagaagaagaagacgaagaagacgaagaagaagatgatgacgtggatgaggaggaagaagaagaagaagaaccaccAACGAAGAAACAAAAACCACTGTCCACTTTAACCCTAACACCGCCGAAAGTTGAACTCGAAGGAGGAGGTGAAATGACTAAATTACCCTTGCCGAAGGAAAAGGCTTGCAAGAAGGCAAAATACaagaagaaaaacaacaacaacactctTTGGACTAAATCCACTTccagaaaagggaaaaaaaagcaCAATCCCATCAACAACCTTAAAAGCAACGGTAATACAATATGTTCTGTCCTAGTTTTCTCTTCTATTTCCTCGGCACCCCCTCCCTCCATACTTGTCCATTTTGgagataatttaccatttcatGCCTATTTTGCCCTTATTCTTAATTATTACCTTCACAAGTTCAAGGAATTCTCAGTGGATGCACAACTTTTAAACTATGTTTTATTGATTTTAATCATTACAATTACTTAGCAATAATTAGCGGTAATATAGTAAAGTTGACATTCTATTTTTGGATTTTTAACATAGAGGCGGATCCATGGGTTCAATTTTAAAATTATTATCATTGAGcccattatatttctaaagttatgggttctatttattacaattttaacaaacttttacacataaatttatgctccgcgTCGAAAGTTTGAACCCCTAACTAATATGCTTACATACGCCTTTGCTTAACGGgagtgacaagtaaaaatggacggagggagtagatgATAATATTGCCATTTCTATAGGAATAGGGTTTTTGATTTACAATGTATAAATGCCTTATTTTGTTTGCTCATTTGAAGGCAAGAAAAACAAAAATGGCGTCGCTTCAGGACAAGAAGCAGAAGACAAAGTCTACATCACACCAATTCCAAGGTTTCCCGACAAAAATGATGACACCCAAGACATGAAAATCTGTCTTTCAAAGGTTTACAAAGCAGAAAAAGTTGAACTAAGTGAAGATAGATTAACTGCAGGGAGTACAAAAGGTTACAGAATGGTGAGAGGAACAAGAGGGGTATTAGAAGGAACATGGTATTTCGAGATTAAGGTGGTTAAATTAGGCGAAACGGGGCATACACGACTTGGGTGGTCGACAGATAAAGGGGATTTACAAGCACCTGTTGGATATGATGGGAATAGTTTTGGGTATAGGGATATTGATGGTAGTAAGATTCATAAAGCTTTAAGGGAGAAATATGGTGAAGTAGGGTATGGTGAAGGTGATGTTATTGGTTTTTATATTAATTTGCCTGAAGGTGGTCAGTATGCTCCAAAACCACCTAGGCTTGTGTGGTATAAGGGACAGAGGTATATGTGTGCATCTGATCCTAAGGAAGATCCTCCTAAAATAATTCCTGGtatgtcgattttttttttttttttttttgagattcaTTTTTATCCTTAGGAAATAAATAAAGATTCAATATTTATGCTGAATGCTATTTGAAATGATGGTTTGAACTTGAAGATGGTCTAACTAAGAGTTAATTTGGATAACTTAGTGATATATGAATCTGATGCTTTGGTACTATTAGATTGCTGTAGCTTGAGGATTCACAGCACAACTGTACAAGGAAGTTGCTTGGAATAACATAGGGAAGTCAAGTTTACTTTTGGAGCATAAGctaagtaggcatttggccatagaaaccaaaaacttttttcatttttttttttggaattttggagttggagttgtgtttggccatagtttttgctaatagtattttttgttgaaatgtacttgttttggttgtgaaaaaagtgaaaaacttgaaaaacaagtttttcttgtttttcaaattccaaatacaacttgtatttggaattttcatggtcaaacattaaattttttgaaaaaagtgaaaaaaaaatccggaaaaaagtgaataattcttatggccaaacaggTCCTAAGACTTCTAGTGTTTGAGATCAAGCAACTTTGATTACTCCTGAGGGGTTTTACTTTGCAAGCCATAACCGCAGCATCTTTGAAAGCGAAAGGTGCAGATGAGCGACAAGGTCCATAGGGTTTGAAGCGAAAAGTGTGAAATGAAGTACACACTTCTCTAAAGTAAAGCACAAAAGTAATTAGAAACTACCAAACACTTACAGATTAGTACTATAATAATCAAATTGCTAGTAAATAAATAACTACTTTCTGCATCCAATATGCAATAATGCTGATATTAATCCAACTCCTCAAAGTTGAGATCTAAAGAACAGAGCTCTTCCCAAAGGTGtgacctagtggtcaatgaagtaggttgagaaccatgaggtcctAGGTTTAATTCCAAACAGAAGCAAAAACACTAGGGGATTTCTTCCCATCTATTCAAGCCtggtggatagagttacccgGTACTTGTGTTGGTGGGGGTAGCATGTACCCCGTAATTAATCGAAGTGCGCGCAAGTTGACTTGGACACCACACTTATACAAAAACAAGCTCTTCTTATTGGGAGCACCTTGCGCATTGCTTTTTGAAGCACATACTTCTCTAAAGATATGGTTTCACGCATGAAGTTATAACCCCTCACTTTGCAAGGCGTCGTGGTGTAATGGCTTTTAATAATGCTGCATAAAGCAAGCTTGTTGTCCATGCTTTCAGTGGTTGGCAGAGTAGCCCCTGGTGTCAACACCCTTATTGGTAATTGGAACTTTCAATACATTAGGAGAGATAAAAGAACCGCAAAGGGTCATTGCTTTGTGTTTGGTGTGGTCAATATGGAAGTAAGGAACCAGGCAGGCTTTTGATAGTGTGTATAATGTGATTTCGAAGATTAAGAGCACTCATTACCATTTctattttcttcttttctatGTCTCTGGAGTAAATATGCTTGCTGAGATTTTCAGTGACAATCAGCTTGACATAATGCTGTAATTGTTCCTTTTGTGGCATTCCTCTTACCTTTTTTGTGTTACATTTTGATATCAGATGGAAACCTGAGAAACTGCAAATGACATATTGTATGAACTTTGTCTTTGAAACAGTGAAACACAAGATTTTCCGCTTTTCTGATAAGATAGATATCAAAGTCTTATTACCTTGTGTCTAAGTTGTTATAAAAGAATTACCTTGTGTCTCAGTCACATCACCCTCAGATCTATTTTTTAATTGGTTATCTTCTTCACGTATCTATTGGTTTTAATGGGGTTTCTGTAGGAGTCTGGTCAAAGGACTAACTTGTTGACAGTGAAGATGAATCACCATGTTCTTCGTCCAAATTTGCTAGTGTTAAAGGTTCATAGAATTTTGCGAAGACTCTAATAAACTTAAAAACATATTTATACTTCAAGAAGAACCACACCGTTATCCCATAATAGTGATGAAGGGAGTCTCATGACTCTCATCTCCTCTGTGTTAGTATCAAAGAGCATACAGCTGGTGTTTTTGATGGTGGTGGTATTGGCAGCAATATCGCAATAACATTTGTGAACGTTACCCCCCAAAAAACATTTGTTAATGTTCCAGTTCTGAGATAGTATGCGTTGCTAATTGCTTCATTAGTGAATTATTATGAGCAAGGATTAGGTTCTTTTCATTCACTTATCAATCAAAGAAGTGAAGTTCTTGCCCTTATGATGGATTTGATGTTGTTACATGTATGATATTAGCGTGCTCTTCTTTGTATATATGCGTGTGCTGATCATCTCAATGAGTAGGACCTCCTTTAGTGCAATATTCAAACTCTATTTAACTACATAGTATCGATACCAAAATGCTGAGAAACACAATTGACTATCCAAAAGATATGTCCGTAAAGGAATGTCTGAGGAAATCATTTTTGAGAAATTCAGTAACCTTGTTTCCTCGTGTTTGCCAAATCCTTTTTCTTGTGTTCTC
The sequence above is a segment of the Lycium barbarum isolate Lr01 chromosome 6, ASM1917538v2, whole genome shotgun sequence genome. Coding sequences within it:
- the LOC132643603 gene encoding protein TRAUCO codes for the protein MDSLMATYQDEEDDEITPSEPPPPPSLTEPPLSVEQNGYMDTPQPEPEPYLTSTDPKREEDESGSVDTRQPDLKEEEEEEEDEEDEEEDDDVDEEEEEEEEPPTKKQKPLSTLTLTPPKVELEGGGEMTKLPLPKEKACKKAKYKKKNNNNTLWTKSTSRKGKKKHNPINNLKSNGKKNKNGVASGQEAEDKVYITPIPRFPDKNDDTQDMKICLSKVYKAEKVELSEDRLTAGSTKGYRMVRGTRGVLEGTWYFEIKVVKLGETGHTRLGWSTDKGDLQAPVGYDGNSFGYRDIDGSKIHKALREKYGEVGYGEGDVIGFYINLPEGGQYAPKPPRLVWYKGQRYMCASDPKEDPPKIIPGSEISFFKNGVSQGVAFKDLYGGRYYPAASMYTLPDQPNCVVKFNFGPDFECFPEDFAGRPVPRPMVEVPYHGFDGRIENGNAWHSTRICPMLKVVKEHVNKIGEAAEMVS